The following proteins come from a genomic window of Anticarsia gemmatalis isolate Benzon Research Colony breed Stoneville strain chromosome 25, ilAntGemm2 primary, whole genome shotgun sequence:
- the LOC142984023 gene encoding trypsin beta-like — MVSVVYLLLALVAAASAAPESRVVGGTPTTIEEFPYAISILYRYPMAGITIQRCVGSLISSFHVLTSGFCFTGAILSNMQIRAGSTSSMTGGTLVAVSGFEKHPTYSETPRAGDIAVLFLARALGMSNTINVLFLPPAFFNIPDGTSLKVVSWGFESEQGPQMELLKEGYFNKMNVFECQNKFSGLEDQVTITEDVICAQAPGKAICRGNSGAGMVINNVIIGTSSYHQTCTDEYPSVFARVDRYTNWILEVAAAGPSGDGIRSAPATL, encoded by the exons ATGGTTTCCGTAGTATACCTGTTGCTAGCGTTGGTGGCTGCTG CATCAGCAGCGCCAGAAAGCCGCGTGGTGGGCGGTACTCCGACCACCATCGAGGAGTTCCCGTACGCGATCTCCATCCTGTACCGCTACCCCATGGCTGGCATCACCATCCAACGATGCGTCGGCTCACTGATCTCTTCCTTCCATGTGCTGACTTCTGGCTTCTGTTTCAC TGGTGCCATCCTCTCAAACATGCAAATCCGTGCTGGTTCCACATCGAGCATGACTGGCGGCACTTTGGTCGCGGTGAGCGGCTTCGAGAAACACCCCACATACTCCGAGACTCCAAGGGCTGGGGACATCGCAGTGCTGTTCCTGGCCCGAGCTCTGGGCATGAGCAACACCATCAATGTGCTGTTCCTCCCTCCTGCGTTCTTCAACATCCCTGATGGCACTTCTCTGAAGGTCGTTAGCTGGGGATTCGAATCT GAGCAAGGACCTCAGATGGAGCTGTTGAAGGAAGGTTACTTCAACAAGATGAACGTATTTGAATGCCAGAACAAATTCAGCGGTCTCGAAGACCAAGTTACTATCACTGAGG ATGTGATCTGTGCTCAAGCTCCCGGCAAAGCCATCTGCCGCGGCAACTCCGGCGCAGGCATGGTGATCAACAATGTCATCATCGGCACTTCCTCATACCACCAGACCTGCACGGACGAATACCCAAGCGTTTTCGCCAGGGTTGATAGGTATACCAACTGGATCTTGGAAGTGGCTGCTGCTGGACCCAGTGGAGATGGCATTAGATCCGCTCCAGCAACTTTGTAA